A genomic region of Cannabis sativa cultivar Pink pepper isolate KNU-18-1 chromosome 1, ASM2916894v1, whole genome shotgun sequence contains the following coding sequences:
- the LOC115707360 gene encoding uncharacterized protein LOC115707360 yields MAPVLYLSPPTLTPTLSYSSSHLNRYLLTHTTCPPRNVAHGWTILQRNLKCHGRFSCLFSDNRREDEAKKALEGALGGKKNEFEKWNKEIKQREEAGGGGDAGGGGWFGWGGRFGWSNDDNFWQEAQQASLAVLGILIMYLIVAKGEVMLAVVFNPLLYVLRGTRNGLTSVTSRISGRTSPSSFNDSDIKSNEAYNRVSAKDRVSSKWGN; encoded by the exons ATGGCGCCGGTTCTGTACCTAAGCCCGCCAACTCTAACCCCAACACTCTCTTACTCTTCCTCCCACTTAAATCGTTACCTACTCACCCACACCACTTGCCCTCCTCGAAATGTCGCCCATGGATGGACCATTCTTCAGCGAAACCTCAAGTGCCATGGCAGGTTTTCTTGCCTTTTCTCTGACAATCGTCGAGAG GATGAAGCTAAGAAAGCATTAGAAGGTGCTCTTGGTGGAAAGAAAAATGAATTTGAGAAATGGAACAAAGAAATAAAGCAGAGAGAAGAGGCTGGTGGAGGTGGTGATGCTGGTGGTGGAGGTTGGTTTGGATGGGGTGGACGGTTTGGATGGTCCAATGACGACAATTTCTGGCAAGAAGCACAACAAGCAAGTCTTGCCGTGTTAGGTATTCTCATCATG TATCTTATAGTTGCAAAAGGAGAAGTAATGCTTGCCGTCGTATTCAATCCTTTGTTGTATGTTCTAAGAGGGACAAGAAATGGGCTTACTTCCGTAACATCTAGAATTTCGGGGAGGACATCACCAAGTAGTTTCAATGATTCTGATATCAAATCAAATGAAGCCTACAATCGTGTCTCTGCTAAAGACAGAGTATCAAGCAAATGGGGAAACTAG